A segment of the Spirosoma oryzicola genome:
TTGAGACGTCATTGCTTGACCTGGAGGACATGGGTGAAATAATCGCCTATAGTACACTGGACGTCATGGTGGGCTTGCTTCTGATTGCCTTTCTGGTCAATAGCCTTCTTCAGCGCAAACTCTGGAAACCCTTTTACGGAACGCTTCTTCAGTTAAACGCTTTTCGGCTGGATCAGGTGACGCCATTACAACTGCCCGGTAGCTCCATCAAGGAATTTAATCAGTTAAATGAGACGATTGCGAAGCTGACAGCCATTAACCAGCGAGTCTATCAACAACAAAAACAATTTGTTGAAAATGCTTCGCACGAAATTCAAACGCCCCTGGCAATTGCCCTGCACCAAACCGAGCAACTGATTCAGAACCCAGATCTGACCGCCAATGATGCGCAGGCTCTGGACATACTAACCCAGCAGCTGGAACGATTATCGGCTATGAATAAGGCGCTGTTGCTAATCAGTAAAATTGACAATCAGCAGTTTGGCGAAACGCAGTCGGTCAACGTAGGTGATTTAATTCGTCAGACGGTCGATGAGTACTCGTTTCTGGCTGAGCAGAAATCTCTTCGTGTCGAACTGGATTTCCAGAACGAGATCGTTGTTGCGGCTAATCATCATTTGATGGCGATGCTGGTCGGCAACCTGATTCGCAATGCGCTGGTTCATTCCGCTAGCGAGAGCCTGATTACGATCCAACTGGCTGACCAATCTCTGCGCGTTGAAAACACGGCTGCTACGCCCATCGCACAACCCGAAACGTTGTTCGGCCGATTTGTCAAGCAAAGTGATAAACCGCAATCGCTGGGACTGGGCTTAGCAATCGTGAAGTCTATCTGCGATACCTATCAGTTTACCCCATCCATCGCTTCGGAGGGAAACCAGTTTATTTTCTCCGTCTCTTTCTAAAATTCCAGATTCGTTCCAGAAACACCCCGGAGCTTTGACCCAACAAAACAGCAAAGGGTATGAATAAGGTGTTTTTAGGCTGGATAGGAATGTGGTTGCTGAGTTACGGACCAAGCTGGGCCCAGCGCCCGAGTGCGTCCTTCGATACACTCGTTAAACCAACTGAGGAGAAGGTTCGACTGGCCAAGATTTCCCACGCCGAACCTTTGTATCTGGACCTGGTGCGGGATCTGGGGGCTCGCCGGGGCGAACGAGAATGGAACGTAGGCACCGAGTTCAGCCAGCAGAAAGGTGCGACAAGCTGGCATCCGTTCATTGAATACGAGTTTGCCCCCGTCAACCGGCTCGGCCTGGAGATCGAATTGCCGGGGCAGGTAAGCCTGGCTGACCCGGATCAGGGCCAACCCAGATCGGCTTCATGGCGTCTGCACAGCATTAAAACGTCTATCCAGTGGACCTATGCTGTGCTGGAGCGCTGGCAAACCTCCTTGGCGGTAGGGTATACCAATGAGTTAATGCTTCCCCCGGCAGCCAACACCGCTGGCTTTTCGGCCATCGAAGCGGGCCATCCTTTTTTGGTAGCTGCCAAAAAGTGGGGAGCGCATTGGCATACCCTGGTTTATGCGTCCTGGGCAGGGGAAATATCTAAGCAGGGGTCTATCCAGGCGGGTGGCCATGAACTGAACATAGCGGTGCACTACGTCATCCCTCATTCCAAGGCGTTTATGGGGGTAGAACTGTATCAGTCCTGGCCTGCCTCAGACGCACTGATGATCCGTCCTCAAGTGCGTATCGCCCTGAAAAATAACGTACTCCTTGGCCTTGTTGGCAACATGCCACTTAACCAGTCGACCGTAAGCAGCTGGTTTATCCGACTCATCTACGAACCCCGACGCAGCGCCCGCTGATTGTATGGTACAAACCATGAAAAGTACGTGTTTATCTACTGACCAATCAATCGGATGGTTGGATGGTCGGCAATGATTGCCAGGATAGTGTCAAAATACGTTTCGCCACAGCCACGCTCAAGTGCGCTCAGCTTTTCGTTAAATAACGTTTGATTGTAAGGCGATCCGGGACGCAGCTTTTCCAGATAATACGCACGGGTGGCCTGATAGCCTAAGGCCTCGCGGCTATGGTCCATATTGCGCCAGATAAGTTCTACCGATTGGGCTCCTTGTAGAGCACCATAGCCCCCGTACAGTAAATCATCAAACGCGTCGAGACTAGGGCCGATCCGCCAGTTTTCCCCGATCATAAACACCCGGTTGATCTGCTCATAAAAAGAGGCAATATCGTGGATTGCGTTTCCGTCGATCTCAATCTGTTTAACCATCGTTTTTTTCTAAGCCCATACACACCAGGCTAACGTCTTGTTCGACCAAAGTGGCTTTTTTCTGGGGGCGCTCTCCCCTGATTGAAACGCAATATTCGTGCACCTAATTTTAGAACACGAGAAACAGCCGTCCTTTAAGTGGTTGCCTGATTAGGGGCACAGTTACCTCGCTGACCGATTCATGCCCGTAGCCATAGCCAGGTCTTTGCGCGGGTAACTTATTAATTAGTAAGGCTTAAGTAGTAATGCGTACTATAAATTGTAGTAATGAACTGTTCCAGAAAATTAGCTTACTTACAGACAAATAAAACTGGATGATCATCCGCCGTATCACACATCATTCATAGCTGATATAGCCATCCACTTTTAAAGGATATGAAGCCGCATCTGCTCACGCTTGGTTTGTTCTTTCTGCTAATTGGCTGCCACTCCCAGGAGGAGCAAACCACATACCTCGCCCGAATACCCTACCAGCTCAAAACGGGATATGGGCCCTTCTACCCCAACTTTGATATCCTCCATCCTGAGGATCCACAGGACCCTTTATGGGGTAAGATGTGCCAACCCCTTCGAGGGATTCCAACGAATTGGTCGAGTCGAATGAAGTCCATGATCTGGCTTAATGCCCGTCAATTAGTCTATCAAAATTATAAACAGGGCCGAATAACCCCCGCTAATTTTAAGCGTCTTCAACGGGATTGGAAATGGGTACCCGATACAACCACGTTGACAAATACGCCCATTCACTGCTTTCTTAATGCCGTCAGTGGTTTTGACGAAGATCGGGGACAATGGGCAGTTCTAATCGATACCAACAATGACCTTGATCTGGGTAATGAAAAACCTATTTACCCGCAGTCGATCAAGCCCGGCACAGTGCTGGAAAAGCTGACTGACTTCCAACTTATTCAGTACGAAATCTATCAGAAAAGAGCAATCAAACGCTTAGAGTTGCCGTTGGTAATCAAGCGTATGGGCGATAGCTTTGTCTACCATTTCGCGCAGTATGGGGTGGCTACCCTACAAGTCGGAAACGATACGCATAAACTGTTCATCTCCTCGGGGTTTTGCCGACCTGACTTCAAAGCCACAACGCTTATCGACGCTACGTCCTGTTTAAAGTCAGGAAAAACAGACCCTCAGCAATTGGTGAAACTTGGTGAAACAATCGAGATAGGTGGTATGAGCTACATCAATAAGGGTTTGGATCGATACCATGACTGGCTGGAACTGGAAGGGAGCACAGCCCCTCTACCGGCCACTCATAATTTACGGACAGGTGTAGAATTTCAGCCTTTGGTGGCTAACGATTTTGTTACAGGCAAGCCTTTTTCAACCGCTACTCTAAAGGGAAAATACGTCTACGTCGACTTTTGGGGTACCTGGTGTAAAGGTTGTATTGCCGAAATACCTCACTTGCAGCAACTCTATAAAGAAGTTGACCATCAGCGGGTTGAGTTTGTTAGTATCGCTTGTCACGATTCAGCGAAGCATCTGCAACGATTTCTGAATGATCATCCACTCGGTTGGCCTCAGGTGTTGTCGGACGAAAACAACCCGTTAGTTGAGCATTACCGAGTTAACAGCTTTCCTAGTTCTATACTCATCGACCCACAGGGTATCATTGTAGCACGAGATCTTCACGGTTCGGCTTTAGCCAGCAAATTGAAAGCACTGACAGACTCCAACTAAATTTTGCCCTTTAACGCTTACACAGTTGAGGAAAGCAGTATGGCGTCTGCTATAGAAGTTTTTTACCAACGATGCGAGTCTGGTTCAGCTGGCATAACCAGTTCCTTTTTTTCCGTAGAACAGCTAAGCTAAGAAGTCCGGACCTGCTGTTATAGTTAGATTAGACTTAGGCAGTACCAGGTCAAGGATATTTGAACGCTAGTCATATGCTAACAGTTGAGTACGATATCACGAGCAAGCAAGCTTAATTCGTTGTGAGAACGCTAGAAACACCATCAATCTAACCTCGCCGAGATTGTACTAACGCTGGACATACTATGTCCTATTCAGTCATCACCTTTTGTAACATTTTCACAATGACCGTCGTGAAAATGTTACAGACACTCTATTTTTCCTATATTCGCCCGTGGAACACCTACAAAAGAAAATTTTATGGTAGAGAGGAAAGAAGTTTCATCTTTTGTCCTCTTCTTGACGAGCACTTCCATACGCAGTAAAACAAGATGAAGTATGTCCCCTATTATCGAGTGTCGACCGCAAGCCAGGGCAAAAGTGGACTAGGCCTCTCGGCTCAACAGGACATCGTACAACGTTTCCTCAAAGCAGGCGATGAACTGCTTGACGAATTTATTGAAGTTGAATCGGGTAAACGAGCGGATCGGCCCCAACTAGCCGCAGCCATTGCCCATGCCAAACTCCATAAAGCACGTCTTCTCATCGCTAAGCTGGATCGTCTAAGTCGAAACGTATCGTTTATCTTTTCACTCCGCAATTCCGAGGTGGATTTTGTGGCCTGTGACATTCCGGATGCCAATACACTAACAGTCGGTATTATGGCGGTGCTGGCTCAGCACGAGCGGGAACTGATCGGTGAGCGCACCCGAGCTGCTTTGGCAGCAAAGAAGGCACAGGGGTACAAATTGGGCACGTCCAACATTACACCCGAGATTACCCAGCGAGGTCTAGCCGCCCGCCAGCAGAATGCCCAGACGAATCTGGCCAATCGGCAAGCAGCTGAGTTGGTCCGTCTCTACCGCAAAGAAGGGTTGACCTACCGGGCCATTGCCGAGCGACTGAATCAGATGGGGTATCGAACCCGACGCGGTCAGGAATTTCTGGCTATGAGCGTCAAGCGGCTAGCTGGCTGGCACACTTGAGAAGGCTGACTCTCTAAACCGTGCACCTAATTGACATTCCTTAGCCGTCAGTGTTCTTATTTATCAAAGCAAGGGTTCTCTCATCCGACTCTCCCTCAAAGTATTTATCTAGCACCTCTTGAAAAACAGATTCCGTGGGCTTGGCCAGACTAAACAGCGTCATGCTTGATCTCAGTTTTAGATCGTCAGGACTACCCATGATTTGATAAGCCGTTTTTCCTTCGAGGTCAAGCAGTACCCGGGTAATTTCCACCAGACGGCTGCCCAGGACGGGATGGTTTACGTAGGCTTTGGCTTCCGCCAAATCTTGTATAGCGTAATAATGTGCAGTCTGACTAAAACCTAAGCCAGCTATTTGTGGGAAGATGTACCACATCCAATGGGTTTGCTTACGCCCCCGGCAGATCTCGGCCAGAGCATCTGTGTAGGTTGACTGCTGAGCGTCGAGAAAGCGGTTTAAGTCAGCATGAGTTTGCATAAGTATAGGGGCTTGATCAAAAAAGCACAACCGATAAGCTTTTGTTGCCAGTAAGCCACTCAACTGATTTTTTGGCCATTTAACGCTGAAAACGAAGGAGGAAGACTACCCCCTATTTCTTTTCACAACCCGGACTGATAGCCTAAGTTTGTTAGTTTCAGATTTACAAATTATTTAGTACTGACTAGATCCTCATAGTGGTTGGAAGCTCTATAATAATACTGTCTTTTACGTACAAAGCGACAGGCTATACGCGCAGCAGATCATCCTATTCAAGACTACGTTACGATCATAGCGTAGCCTTGTAAAAATGCATTCCTTATCCATATTGTAAATAAAATTCTAATAGCCAGTGACTTGCCTTTAAAGAAATACAGAAATAATGAAACGTGGTTTCCTGTCTTTCTTTATTTCTGTATTTACACATTGTCGTATAATCGTGTTTCTTTACTTCTTTAAATACAGAAGTACGCTTTTCTTTATTTCTGTAATAGAATACCTTTGCCCACCCAGCAACTAAATACAACATGATTCTTTCAGTAACCAGTCTTAAAGGGGGAGTAGGGAAGTCAACGATCACACAAAACCTTGCCGTTTGTTTTGCCCACGCTGGCTACAAAACATGCATCTGTGACGTCGATACAAACCAGAGTGCCATTCACTGGTCAGGCTTACGACCGGAAGACGCCCCCGCTATCCCCGTCTTTGGCTGGCCAGACGGTATTGAGCTTTCCAAAAACGTTAAGCTCATCAGTAAAGATTACGAGATCATTCTCATCGATGGGACCCCGTCGCTGAATAAGCTTACTAGCAAGATCATTCTATTAGCTGACCTATTGCTGATACCGATTCTGCCCAGTGGCTTGGACATATGGGCAACCCGACAGTTTCTGGAACGCTATCAGGATGCCGAGGCTGAGAAAGAAAAAAAGATACCGGCTTATTTTCTGATGAATCAGTTCCAGCCTGCTACCAATATGAGCAAGGAGGTAATGGAGGTCTTGCAGGACGAGCCGATTCCAGTTTTGTGTACAACCATCAAAACGCGTACGGCCTATCGGGAAGCCGTAGTTAAAGGGTTAGGAGT
Coding sequences within it:
- a CDS encoding TlpA family protein disulfide reductase, whose product is MKPHLLTLGLFFLLIGCHSQEEQTTYLARIPYQLKTGYGPFYPNFDILHPEDPQDPLWGKMCQPLRGIPTNWSSRMKSMIWLNARQLVYQNYKQGRITPANFKRLQRDWKWVPDTTTLTNTPIHCFLNAVSGFDEDRGQWAVLIDTNNDLDLGNEKPIYPQSIKPGTVLEKLTDFQLIQYEIYQKRAIKRLELPLVIKRMGDSFVYHFAQYGVATLQVGNDTHKLFISSGFCRPDFKATTLIDATSCLKSGKTDPQQLVKLGETIEIGGMSYINKGLDRYHDWLELEGSTAPLPATHNLRTGVEFQPLVANDFVTGKPFSTATLKGKYVYVDFWGTWCKGCIAEIPHLQQLYKEVDHQRVEFVSIACHDSAKHLQRFLNDHPLGWPQVLSDENNPLVEHYRVNSFPSSILIDPQGIIVARDLHGSALASKLKALTDSN
- a CDS encoding barstar family protein, giving the protein MVKQIEIDGNAIHDIASFYEQINRVFMIGENWRIGPSLDAFDDLLYGGYGALQGAQSVELIWRNMDHSREALGYQATRAYYLEKLRPGSPYNQTLFNEKLSALERGCGETYFDTILAIIADHPTIRLIGQ
- a CDS encoding HAEPLYID family protein, translating into MNKVFLGWIGMWLLSYGPSWAQRPSASFDTLVKPTEEKVRLAKISHAEPLYLDLVRDLGARRGEREWNVGTEFSQQKGATSWHPFIEYEFAPVNRLGLEIELPGQVSLADPDQGQPRSASWRLHSIKTSIQWTYAVLERWQTSLAVGYTNELMLPPAANTAGFSAIEAGHPFLVAAKKWGAHWHTLVYASWAGEISKQGSIQAGGHELNIAVHYVIPHSKAFMGVELYQSWPASDALMIRPQVRIALKNNVLLGLVGNMPLNQSTVSSWFIRLIYEPRRSAR
- a CDS encoding AAA family ATPase, which gives rise to MILSVTSLKGGVGKSTITQNLAVCFAHAGYKTCICDVDTNQSAIHWSGLRPEDAPAIPVFGWPDGIELSKNVKLISKDYEIILIDGTPSLNKLTSKIILLADLLLIPILPSGLDIWATRQFLERYQDAEAEKEKKIPAYFLMNQFQPATNMSKEVMEVLQDEPIPVLCTTIKTRTAYREAVVKGLGVIEYKDEKAKQETVTLFNELTNIIQNL
- a CDS encoding DUF1810 domain-containing protein, with amino-acid sequence MQTHADLNRFLDAQQSTYTDALAEICRGRKQTHWMWYIFPQIAGLGFSQTAHYYAIQDLAEAKAYVNHPVLGSRLVEITRVLLDLEGKTAYQIMGSPDDLKLRSSMTLFSLAKPTESVFQEVLDKYFEGESDERTLALINKNTDG
- a CDS encoding sensor histidine kinase encodes the protein MRLLTRSTLISSAILLVALLISGLYIYDQVSQEVRDEIDEKLLNRKLEILVSLRSWERAIRPIPIATDFRLDSISAQDYNALNEHFEDISRYELVEGENELHRQLVTKFKRADTYYCLRIETSLLDLEDMGEIIAYSTLDVMVGLLLIAFLVNSLLQRKLWKPFYGTLLQLNAFRLDQVTPLQLPGSSIKEFNQLNETIAKLTAINQRVYQQQKQFVENASHEIQTPLAIALHQTEQLIQNPDLTANDAQALDILTQQLERLSAMNKALLLISKIDNQQFGETQSVNVGDLIRQTVDEYSFLAEQKSLRVELDFQNEIVVAANHHLMAMLVGNLIRNALVHSASESLITIQLADQSLRVENTAATPIAQPETLFGRFVKQSDKPQSLGLGLAIVKSICDTYQFTPSIASEGNQFIFSVSF
- a CDS encoding recombinase family protein, which encodes MKYVPYYRVSTASQGKSGLGLSAQQDIVQRFLKAGDELLDEFIEVESGKRADRPQLAAAIAHAKLHKARLLIAKLDRLSRNVSFIFSLRNSEVDFVACDIPDANTLTVGIMAVLAQHERELIGERTRAALAAKKAQGYKLGTSNITPEITQRGLAARQQNAQTNLANRQAAELVRLYRKEGLTYRAIAERLNQMGYRTRRGQEFLAMSVKRLAGWHT